One Nitrospira sp. genomic window, GCAACTGCTCCACGGAGGTGTGAGAAAAAATCGGGAGTTGAAAGAGTGTACCAGCGGTCCCCCGCACGACTTTCGGATTAAACACATCGACCGAATGCGGCGCCATCCACAAGGCATTCACATCGAACCCCGCCGCCGTTCGAATAATCGTGCCGATGTTGGCCGGGTCCTGCAGCATGTCGCCGTAGAGACCGAACACCCTGGGCTGGGCCAATATGGCAGCCTGATCCCACGATGGCTGGTGGACGATCGCCAACGCGCCGCTGGACGTTTCAACCTGCGACAGCTGAGCCAGCGTCTCCTCCGGGCAACCGTAGAGCGTGACGCGGCTTTCCAAGAAGAGGTCCTTGATATCGTCTGGTTGATGCTCGAGAAACCCCGGCGCCACAATGACACAGACAAATCGGTTGGGAGCCGAGCGCAGCAACTCGACGATGGGCTTCGTGCCCTCAAGTACGAAGACACGTTCGCGATCACGCGTCCGCTTCGTCTTGATGACATCCCGGATGTGCGAAAGATAGTTGCGGGAAACGATACGAAGTAAGGAGGTCAAAGTTACCCAGGTAGGAACCGAATCGGTGGGGGAACTCGGCCTGGCTAGGCCAAGCCCCCCGCCATCGCGCTATTTGCGTTTCTTGCCGGATGCGGCTTCCGCGGCGCGGATGCGTTGCGCGCGGACTTTCGCCCGCTTCAGAGCCGAGAGTTTGCCGCGCGTGCGATCACGTTCGGCTTTCAATCGCTCTAACTGCGCACGGAGATGCACCCGTTCTTCCTTGTAAATACTGGCGCACTCCGCCGGAGACAGGTTCGTCCAGTCCCCCGTTCCACGTGCCCGCTTGATCCGCGCTTCTAAAGATTCCCGCAAGAGCTTCTCACGCATCGACATCAAAGACTGCAAGGCTTCCTGCCGCCGCTGGACTTCTTCCTCTTCGGCCATGATGCCGCGAATGTCGGTTCCTAACATCGGCTGATCCTCCTCGCTGAGAATATCAGTGACAACGGGTCATTCTACCCGATTTCATCATCTTTGTTCTACCTAGGAGAATGAGTCGTAAGGTATTGAAGTTGCGGAGAAGTGCTGAACGTGGCCCAGAATCAATGGGTTGCATGGCAGAAAAGGGATGCAGTAAGATTCCTGCCATGCCCCATATTGGAACCCTGATTCGTGCCTGGCGACTGTCCCAGAAATGTTCAGAGCAGGCCTTCGCCCAGCGAGCCGGGATTGATGCCGGCCTCTTGGAAGCACTGGAGGCCGAACAGGCCGATCCTCAGACCTCGACGCTCGAAGCGCTCGCCGGAGCGTTGAAGATACCGCTTCCCTGGCTCTTTATCCACCCCAGCGAGTTGGACTTGCTGTGTAAGGATGACGAGGAAGAAGGGCTCTCCCTCTCCACCCTGACCGGGGCCGATCCGGTCATGGATAGACTGCTGGTCGCCTCAGGCCACGACCGGACCCTCTACGTGCTCCTCACCGCGCTGATTCAAAGTGGAGAACCGAAACTCCTACGCGCCGCAGAAGTGAGCCTCCGCAGCCTGGTCAAACAGTCCAAACAGGCGACGGTTCCGTGGCAATCCCGCCCACCTGGACATTTCGAGCCGCCCAGCGACTAGCGCAGCCGACTCGTCTTCCAGATCAGACCTTCCCGTCAGCCGGTTGGCGTCGCCGCCTTCTGAGTACCGTTGTTCGATTGAGCAGACCGCACGAGGACCAACCCGACCAGGGCCAAGGCCAGGAGTCCCGGCCACCCTCCCCATGGTGGGGCCGCAAAGAGCTGAAAAGGGTCGCCTGCAAGTCCGGGCCACAACGAACTCAGCGCAACCGGCAGGGCTAACACAATTCCCACCAGCGCTTCTCCGGTTACCAACCCGGCTGCACAGAGCAGCCCCCGATCTTCCGTGGACACCGATGATCCTGATCGACCCCTTCGAACCCACTCCGCTAGGCAGCCTCCAAGCAAGATGGTCACAGACAATTTCAACGGCAGATACAGACCAAGCGCCACGGCGAGCACGGGGAACCGGAGTTCAGCCTGGCGTCGTGCCTGCCGGGCATCGAGCAGAATGACCGCCACCCCCAGCAGCATGCCGATCACCAGCAGATGCCAGGGTAACGAGCCACCGAACACGCCGCCGGCAAGCTTCGCCATGAGCGTGGCTTGGGGGGCCGCCAAGGGATGAGGATGCGCGTCCGTCATCTCCCCGATGCCATACTTCGCCTGCAGCAACGACAGCACCGGCACGATGACGACGGCCCCGGTCGCAACCCCGATGACCTGCATGACCTGCTGCTTCCAGGGTGTGGCACCGACCAGGTGGCCGGTCTTCAGATCCTGCATATTGTCCCCGCCCATGGCCGCAGCACAGCACACCACCGCTCCAACCAGCAAAGCCGCCGCCGGGCCGGCCGGATTGCCCTGTCCCATGATGGCCAGCAACAGCAACGAGGCGAGCATGATCGTCGCGATGGTGACGCCGGAGACGGGATTGCTTGAGCTGCCGACCAGACCGGCCATGTATCCGGCCACGGCGGAAAACAAGAACGCGGTGACGACCATGAGCAGGGTCAGGCCGATTCCACTCAAGAGGCTCCCGCCCAACAGGCTCCGATACAGCACCAGCATAGGAGCCAGCGAAAGGACTGTCAGTCCGATCAGCCAGACGACCCCGGCGTCCCGTTCGGTCCGCGAGAGGCTCTGCAGTGAACGGGATTCATCACGGGTGCGATACAGCGCCATCAACTGTTGCAGGCTCTGCACAATCGGACCGCGAATCTGGATGAGAGTCCACACGCCACCCACCAACATGGCGCCGATTCCGATGTACCGAATCTGTCCGCTCCAGGTCGCCTTGGCAGCTGCCACACCAATCAGGGTGTCCGCCGGCGGCACAATTGTCTGATGCAACGGCAGCAGGACCAGCCAGCCGATGGCCCCGCCGAGACACACCACCATGGCCGTATTCAGTCCGATGATGTACCCCACCGCCACCAGCGCCGGGGACAGATTGAGCCCTCCATAGAATGTTGAGCGGCCCAGCTGAAGCGCCCCCTCCAACGATTCGCTCCAGAGTTTGAGTCCGCCTTCGGCAAACTTGAAACCACCGCCCAAGGCCGCCGCCCCAAGCAGCAACCGCACCGGCCCTCCCGCCCGCCCGCCCGCGGCCGCTCCGACTTTCAAGACTTCCGCTGTGGCCACACCTTCAGGAAACCGCAAGCGCGCGTGGACGATCAAGGCGCGGCGCAAAGGAATGGTGAACAACACTCCTAGCACCCCGCCGACCAGCGATACAGTCACCGTCTGCCAATAGTCGAACGACTCCCAATAACCCAGAAGGACCAACCCCGGAATCGTGAAGATCACCCCAGCCGCCAGCGCCTCGCCGGATGAAGCCGCCGTCTGCACGATGTTATTTTCCAGAATGTTCGATTGGCGAAACAGGCGCAGCACCGCCATGGACACCACAGCGGCTGGAATAGACGCGGACACCGTCATGCCCGCAAAGAGTCCCAGATAGGCGTTCGCACCCGCCAGCACAGCGGCCAGCACCACCGACAGAATCACGGCTTTCGGCGTGATTTCCGGCAACGACACAGACGGCGGAACGAGCGGAACATCCGGAGGCTCGATCGCTGGCTCCTGCTCCCGCCTCATGTCCTTACAACACCTGCACGATGAAACATTTCAAGTACCGCGTCTCCGGCATGCCCGCGAGCACCGGATGGTCCGGCCCTTGCCCGCGCTGTTCCAACAAGCGGATCTGGCGATTGGCATCGCGTGCCGCCGACTGGAGCATCTTCCAGAAATCGTCATCGCTCACCGGTTGCGAGCAGGAGCAACTGACCAGCACGCCGCCGGGCTGCAAGAGACGGAGCCCACGCAAATTGACATCTTTATACCCGGCCAACGCATGGGGCACGGCTTTTTTGCTTCGAGCAAACGCCGGCGGATCGAGAATCACCAGGTCATACCGTTGCTGGTTCCGTTCAAGCGCACGCAGTTCATCAAAGGCATCGGCCTGCCGGTAGTGGCAGATGACCGCCACGTGATTCTGCTCCGCATGGGCCTGGGCCAAGGCGACCGCCGCCGCACTGACATCCAATCCTTCGACCGATTGCGCCCCTGCCAATGCCGCCTGTACACCGA contains:
- a CDS encoding RNA methyltransferase, with amino-acid sequence MTSLLRIVSRNYLSHIRDVIKTKRTRDRERVFVLEGTKPIVELLRSAPNRFVCVIVAPGFLEHQPDDIKDLFLESRVTLYGCPEETLAQLSQVETSSGALAIVHQPSWDQAAILAQPRVFGLYGDMLQDPANIGTIIRTAAGFDVNALWMAPHSVDVFNPKVVRGTAGTLFQLPIFSHTSVEQLLQLGCTIMAADVEASGGTVPIRSIRTLPAKTIVAIGSESRGLSEALLQAATVRFTIPLRPEVESLNAATAAAIALFHFSGLPVTAPQP
- a CDS encoding helix-turn-helix transcriptional regulator, translating into MPHIGTLIRAWRLSQKCSEQAFAQRAGIDAGLLEALEAEQADPQTSTLEALAGALKIPLPWLFIHPSELDLLCKDDEEEGLSLSTLTGADPVMDRLLVASGHDRTLYVLLTALIQSGEPKLLRAAEVSLRSLVKQSKQATVPWQSRPPGHFEPPSD
- a CDS encoding oligopeptide transporter, OPT family, giving the protein MRREQEPAIEPPDVPLVPPSVSLPEITPKAVILSVVLAAVLAGANAYLGLFAGMTVSASIPAAVVSMAVLRLFRQSNILENNIVQTAASSGEALAAGVIFTIPGLVLLGYWESFDYWQTVTVSLVGGVLGVLFTIPLRRALIVHARLRFPEGVATAEVLKVGAAAGGRAGGPVRLLLGAAALGGGFKFAEGGLKLWSESLEGALQLGRSTFYGGLNLSPALVAVGYIIGLNTAMVVCLGGAIGWLVLLPLHQTIVPPADTLIGVAAAKATWSGQIRYIGIGAMLVGGVWTLIQIRGPIVQSLQQLMALYRTRDESRSLQSLSRTERDAGVVWLIGLTVLSLAPMLVLYRSLLGGSLLSGIGLTLLMVVTAFLFSAVAGYMAGLVGSSSNPVSGVTIATIMLASLLLLAIMGQGNPAGPAAALLVGAVVCCAAAMGGDNMQDLKTGHLVGATPWKQQVMQVIGVATGAVVIVPVLSLLQAKYGIGEMTDAHPHPLAAPQATLMAKLAGGVFGGSLPWHLLVIGMLLGVAVILLDARQARRQAELRFPVLAVALGLYLPLKLSVTILLGGCLAEWVRRGRSGSSVSTEDRGLLCAAGLVTGEALVGIVLALPVALSSLWPGLAGDPFQLFAAPPWGGWPGLLALALVGLVLVRSAQSNNGTQKAATPTG